A stretch of the Solanum dulcamara chromosome 6, daSolDulc1.2, whole genome shotgun sequence genome encodes the following:
- the LOC129893434 gene encoding enhanced ethylene response protein 5, whose amino-acid sequence MSSSYLSMGEAHRRITDFLNRFSDAVSSQDANSLCLIFSISSNSSFLLSLSDALITFQDASRVIGQADRYSQYADVLLPLFRALQSYRLKNLVESYQAFEKAANAFTQEFRNWESAWALEALYVIAYETRILAERADRELASNGKTPEKLKGAGSFLMKVFGVLAGKGSKRVGALYVTCQLFKIYFKLGTVHLCKSVTRSIETARIFDFEEFPLRDKVTYMYYTGRLEVYNENFSSADHKLSYALSHCNPRKERNIRMILKYLIPVKLSIGILPKTLLLEKYNLTEYNNIVLALRRGDLRLLQHALQEHEDQFLRSGVYLVLEKLELQVYQRLLKKIYIIQKQKDQNKAHQIKLDLIVRALKWLEIDMDVEEVECIMSILIYKNLVKGYFAHKSKVVVLSKQDPFPRLTGKAVNS is encoded by the exons ATGTCATCATCCTATTTAAGTATGGGAGAAGCTCACAGACGAATCACTGACTTCCTTAACCGCTTCTCCGACGCTGTTTCATCTCAAGACGCCAACTCTCTATGCCTTATCTTCTCTATCTCTTCAAACTCATCTTTTCTCCTTTCTCTATCAGATGCCCTCATCACCTTCCAG GATGCTAGCAGAGTAATAGGACAAGCTGATAGATACTCTCAGTATGCAGATGTACTACTCCCTCTATTTCGTGCCTTACAAAGTTATCGACTCAAAAACTTGGTTGAATCTTACCAGGCATTTGAAAAAGCTGCCAA TGCATTTACTCAAGAGTTCCGCAACTGGGAATCAGCTTGGGCTTTGGAAGCTCTTTATGTCATTGCCTATGAAACTAGAATTCTAGCGGAAAGG GCAGATAGAGAGTTGGCTTCTAATGGAAAAACACCTGAAAAGTTGAAAGGTGCTGGCTCATTTCTGATGAAAGTGTTTGGAGTCCTTGCTGGAAAAGGATCAAAACGTGTTGGAGCTTTGTATGTGACTTGCCAGCTTTTCAAGATTTATTTCAAGCTCGGAACAGTTCACTTGTGTAAAAGTGTTACAAGAAGCATTGAAACTGCCCGCATTTTTGATTTTGAGGAGTTTCCTCTTAGGGATAAGGTTACTTACATGTATTATACTGGACGGTTGGAGGTGTACAATGAAAATTTTTCTTCTGCTGATCATAAGCTATCATATGCTCTAAGCCATTGCAATCCTcggaaagaaagaaatataaG GATGATACTAAAATATCTGATACCTGTGAAGCTCTCAATCGGCATCTTACCTAAAACTTTGCTTTTGGAGAAGTACAATTTGACTGAG TACAACAACATTGTGCTTGCTCTTAGAAGGGGGGATCTACGACTTCTTCAACATGCTCTGCAGGAACATGAAGACCA gttcttaagatctggcgtttATCTTGTCCTGGAGAAGCTAGAGCTCCAAGTTTACCAGAGGTTACTAAAGAAGAT CTATATTATCCAGAAGCAGAAAGATCAGAATAAAGCTCACCAAATCAAGTTAGACTTAATTGTTAGAGCTCTAAAATGGCTTGAAATTGATATGGATGTTGAAGAG GTGGAGTGCATCATGTCCATTTTGATATATAAGAACCTGGTCAAAGGTTACTTTGCTCACAAAAGCAAAGTTGTAGTTTTAAGCAAGCAAGACCCTTTCCCCAGATTGACAGGCAAAGCAGTTAACTCATAA